TTCGACACGAAGGGCATCGTCGGCACTGAACTCGAGAACGGTGCGGTCGCCTTCTTCAATCTCCAATCCGGCCTCAAGCTTGCCCTTTGGCCGCGCAAGAGTTTGTCGGCGGACAGCGGCCTGCCCCTTCAGGCGCCAAGTGCCACCGAGTTTTCCATTGGCCACAACGTCTCCTCGCCGCAAGAGGTTGATGCAGTCATGCAGCAGGCAGAACGTGCCGGAGCCAGGATCGTCAAGCCGGCGCAGCCGACCTTCTACGGGGGGCATGCCGGCTACTTTCAAGATCCGGATGGTCACCTGTGGGAGGTCGCATTCAATCCGGGGTTCGCAGACCTGGGCTAGGCGACCCACCAGCGCGGCTCATGAAGCCGCCGTCCAAGCTTTCCATCGAGCGCACATCGTGGGTCCGCAACGAAAACGGGGCGCCCGACTCCCGCCGAACGCCCCGAACTGGCCCGCCGCCCGTCAGCCCTTGACACACACCACCTGCTTCAACGTGTGCACCACATCGACCAGGTCGCGCTGCGCTTCCATCACCGCGTCGATGTCCTTGTAGGCCGCTGGCGTTTCGTCGATCACGTCCTTGTCCTTGCGGCACTCGACGCCCTCGGTCGCTGCGCGGTGATCCGCCAGCGTGAAGCGGCGCTTCGCCTCCCCGCGGCTCATCACGCGCCCCGCCCCATGCGAGCAGCTCTCGAAGCTGTCGGCGTTGCCCTTGCCGCGCACGATGTAGCTGCGCGCGCCCATGCTGCCGGGGATGATGCCCAACTGCCCGGCCTTCGCGCTCACCGCGCCCTTGCGGGTGAGGTACACGTCTTCGCCGAAGTGGTGCTCGCGGCTCACGTAGTTGTGGTGGCAGTTCACCGCCTCGATGTGGCTCTGGAAGCTCTTGCGGATCACCGTCTTCGCGGCTTCGATCACGCGCTTCATCATCACCTCGCGGTTGATGGCGGCGAACTTCTGCGCCCAGCCCACGGCGCGCACGTAGTCTCCGAAGTAGCGGCTGCCTTCCTCGAAGTAGGCCAGGTCACGGTCGGGCAGATTGGCCTGATGGCGCATCGCGTCCTGCTTGGCCAGCTCGATGAACATCGTGCCGATGAAGTTGCCCACGCCGCGAGAGCCCGAGTGCAGCATGAACCACACGTTGCCCGCTTCGTCCAGGCACACCTCGATGAAGTGGTTGCCGGTGCCCAGCGTGCCCAGGTGCTGGAGGTGGTTGGTCTTCTCCAGCTTGGGGTAGTCGCGGCAGAGCTCGGTGAACTCCGGCTCCAGCTGCGCCCACGCGGTGTTCACCGAGCCCGGCGCCTTCTGCCACGCCCCCGGGTCGCGGCTGCCGGGTTGGCGGCCGTGCGGCACTGCACGCTCGATGGCCGAGCGCAGCGGGCCCAGGTTGTCGGGCAGGTCCTGCGCGGTCAGCGTGGTCTTGCAGGCGATCATGCCGCAGCCGATGTCCACTCCCACCGCGGCCGGGATGATGGCCTTGATGGTCGGGATCACCGAGCCCACGGTGGCGCCGATGCCGAAATGCACGTCGGGCATGACCGCGATGTGCTTGAAGACGATGGGCAGGCGCGCGGCATTCTGCAGTTGGCGCTTGGCTTCGTCTTCGACCGGCACGCCGCGCGTCCACATCTTGAGCGGTACGCCGCCGGCGACGTCTTCGTGGATGTGGTTGGTTTCCATGGTTTTCTTTCATTCAGTGGCTCAAGGCATCGAACACGGCCTCCACCATGAGCGCCAATGGCACCCCGTGGTTGCAGCGAACCTGTGTGACATGAGCGAGGAAGTCAGGGTTCAGAAGCTTGGCGGTGAATGCAGCCTTGGTGGCTGGCGCCAGCATCCAGTCTTTGACAATCGCTTGCAGCCGATCGCGGTCGCTAGCGAAAGGGTTGGACAGCGACTGCTCGGGCCAGAAGTCCCAGTACGTGCTTCGGACGAACTGCACTGTCGAGGCAGGCCCGGGATGCGCCGTCCAGTGGTGCAGCAGCGGAGTCAACGCCAGCCCACCCGCATCCGCCATGATCAGGAGCGACAGCGGATCGGACCCGCAGCCACAACCGTCGGCGCCATTCAGATGGTGATCGAAGTAGGCCAGCATGAACTCGTCGAGCACGCTGGACTCTTCCATCGTGAAGGAACCCGCCGGGCAGCGGCCGACACGATCGAGATTCAGCTCGACGGAATGGTGGGTCTCTTCGCCCGCCGCAACCAGTTCGAGCCAGCGCGGCAGCAGGTATCGAACTTCCGCTGCAGGTTGCACCAGGTCAGCCATGGCGCCCGTGCAGTACTGATAGAAGTGGCGCGCCGTCAGCATGCGCAAGGGCCAGGTTCGCATTTCGCGCTCCAGTTCCTCGGGGATGCAGCAGGACGTGCACACGTTCAGTGGCCCGTTCGGTGCCTTGTGGCCTCCGAACACCTCGTGGGCGCGCCGAACCGCACGTTGCAGAGCAGGCGTGGTCATGATCTCTCCTTGGGTTGAGGGCCTGCCGGAGTACCGGCAGGCTAGCACTCAACGCAGCTTCACCAGCCCGTTGAGCACCTGGTCCAGACCTCCGAACACGGAGATCTTGTCGATGCGCTCGGCCACGCGCTCCAGCGTCTCGAGCTCCTTCAGCCGCAGGGCGACGGGGTTGTCCTCCATCACCTTGGCGGTGTTGAGCAGCGAGCGGGTCGCGGCCGTCTCTTCACGCCGACGAATCACGTTGGCCTCGGCCGACTTCCCGGCCTCGACCACCTGGGCGAGGATGGTCTTCATCTCGCCCGGCAGCACGATGTCCTTCACGCCCACGCCGTCGAGCTGCAGACCGTAGTCCGCGAGCTTGGCCTCGACCTGGGCGGTCACGACCTCGTCGATCACCGTCTTGTTCTCGAGCAGTTCGTCGAGCGAGCGCGTGCCCACCGCGGCGCGCAGGCCGAACTGCAGCTCGCGGTACAGGTGCTCCGCGGGCTTGGCCAGTTCCTTGTAGGCCTTGAGCACATCGGTGTAGCGCCAGGTGGCCGACAGGTTCAGCCGCAGGGCCACCTTGTCGCGGGTCAGGATCTCCTGGCCCGTCACCTCGAGCGCCTGCAGCCGCAGGTCGACGAGTTCCACCGACACGTTGCGGTTGAACTTCCAGAACGCGTACGAGCCGGCCGCGAGCAGCCGCTCGACCTTGCCGTCGACCCACAGGATGCCGGCGCCGTGCTCGGGCACCTGCACCTGCAGCACGCCGGCCAGGCCTTGCACTGCACGTTGGCGCAGCTGGGTCTGCACGAGGCGCGCCACCACGGCCTGCGGCACCTCGGCCGACGCCGCCGGACCGTCGATGGCGATCACCTCGACCTGCACGTCGACCAGGCCCTTCCAGTACAGGCGCCGTGTGGCCGGCGCCAGCACCTCGACCAGCGCGCCGTTCTCGCTGCGCAGGCCGACCTGGGCCTCGCTGAGCTCGACGCGCACGAACTCGTCTGCGACCACCGCCGGCTCCTTGGCCATGAGGTAGTCGGCCAGGACGTGCGTGAACGCCGGCTGCTCCAGCGCGAAGAGTTCCACGCGCAGGGTGTCGAGGCCGGCGAACAGCCAGTGCGTGCCGGGTTGCAGCACGCGCTCGAAATCGCCATTGCGCAGCAGCAGGCCGCGCTCGTTCTTCTTCACGGTGACACGCTTGATCTTCATGGGTGTTCTCCTTGTCTTGAAGCGTGTGTTGAATGGGTGCCGTTACAGCAACGGCCGCGGACGACGAATGCCTGGGCCCGGAGGCCACGGTGCGCGTCGGCGGCTCCCACGCAGAGAACCACCTCGGCTGGCCGTGGATGCGAAGCCCCGCGTGCTCGGCGCACGAGCGGCCGCCGCTGATGCACGGTCGGGCCATCATTAAGATGGCCCTCGGTGCACGTTCGGCGGTGGTCTTTCGACCGTTTGTTGCTGGAGATGGCTTATCAGGCCATTCGTTGGGAAGGATTCGAACCTTCGACAGACTCCTTTCAGAGTTGCTCTAACCGACTGAGCTACACAACAGTGGTGGTCATCCGGGACTCGAACCCGGCAGCTCGCGCTGCAACCTTTGATGACCCATTCCGCTGCTTCCGGCGGCGCGGCATGTGTGGCACCCACGGACGAATCCGGATGCCGCACACCGGCGGGGCGGGCTTGCGCCCCAACCCCTGACCTGTCAGCGATCGCCTTTCACAGCAGACTCTGGAGCACCAGAGCCCTTCAGCTCAGGCGCGATCCCTTCGGCAGGCGCGCGGCCAGCCACTCGTGTACGTCGGCGCGGATGTGCCGGCCTTCGAGCAGAAAGTCCTCGAAGCGGCTCGGCACGTACGGCAGGTACACCAGCGGCATGCCCGCTTCCTCCGGCGTGCGGTCGGCCTTGCGGCCGTTGCACGTGCCGCAGGCAGTGACCAGGTTCATCCAGGTCCAGCGGCCGCCGCGCGATTCCGGCACGATGTGTTCGCACTGCAGATTGCGCTCGTGAAAGCGCTGGCCGCAGTAGGCGCACGTCATCCGGTCGCGACGGAACAGCTTCAGTTTGCTGAACGCCGGCACCACGTCGAACAGGTTGACCTTCGAGGCACCGCGCAACGCGATGATCGGAAACACGTCGATCACCGACTGCCGGCCGCGCACGACGTTGAAGCCGCCACGCAGCGTGGCCAGCGGGCCGAGGCCGTCGACCCACGCCACCGAGCCTGTGGCCATGTGAACGGCCGCATGCTCGAGCGAGATCCACGCCTGCGGCGTGCCCTGGATGTCGAGTTGCAGCACGTGGCTGTGGTGTTGGTGGTGCATGGTCGGCCTCCTTTCATGGCCGTTCTGTGATCGATCTGGTTGGTACGTCCAGGTGGATTCGAACCACCGACTTCGACCTTCGGAGAGTCGCGCTCTTGCCGCTGAGCTACGGACGTATGCATTGGTAGCCCCTGACGATTTCGAAACGTCGGCCTTCGCTTTGTAGGAACGCTGCTCTGCCTCTGAGCTAGGGGGCTGGTCTTGGCAGGGGCGACAGGATTCGAACCTGTGTGCACCGGGTCAAAGCCGGCTGTCTGATGCCTCTCGACTACACCCCGATGGAAGCCATTGGTAGTCCGAGGTGGGCACGATCCACCGACCGTCGCCTCATGAGGGCGCCGCTCTTCCGCTGAGCTACCGGACTGTTGTGTGGTCCCCTCGGTCCGAGTCGAACGGACATGCCCTGTGGGCTCCGGTTTCTGAGACCGGTGCGTCTGCCTGTTCCGCCACGAGGGGGTTGATGCTGGTGCGTCGCCAGGGACTTGAACCCTGACACGCCGGGTTAAGAGCCCGGTACTCTGCCGCTCGAGTTCGCGACGCATTGAAGTTGCATGCGCTTGGGGGTGACCGGCCGGAGTCGAACCGGCACCGGCGGGGTCACATCCCGCAGCTCTGCCATTGAGCTACGGCCACACCCAAGCGCACGGGGTGATTCACCGCAAAGTGATGCCGCGCGCCTTGGCCCAGCGCTCGATGACGTTGCGCTCGTCCTCGTGCGCCAGCCGGTTGGCGAGCCCGCGCACCTGCACTGCCCGGTGTTGCGGGTCGACTTCGATGGTCAGGAGACGATCGATCCGGTCCCTGGTGCAACGTCGCAGCGACCAGATCGATGCGTGACCGGCAATGCACTTGCCTGCGTAGGTCGACACGCAATGACGCATCGCCCGGCTTTCCATCACCAGGTCCTCGGCCTGCTTCAGCTGCTTGACCACGAAGCGCTCGCCCTTGGCCTTGGCGTCCTTGGACGAGGGCACCCACTCCCAATCTGCAAGGGGCGAGCCCGGCCACGCCGCGTTGGCCGCCCAGGTGTCTGCACCGCGCCCGTGGGCTCGGCGCCGCATCGCCTCGATGCGCTCGATGGCCGCGATCTCGTGGTGCCACTCGTGCATGCGGCGGGTGAGCGTCGGCAACGTGCGACCCTCCAGGCTGTAGTGCGGGTCCCGCCGCCGGCATGCGGCCAGGTAGTCGCACAGATCGTCGATCGTTTCCACCGGTGCCGGGTTGGCGCAGAAGAACCGCACCACCCCACGCCAGAACTCGATCTCGCCACGCGGCGCCCGGGCAATCTTCGAGCGCGCAACGCGCAGGGCCATGGCGGCGTCGCCGGCATAGGAGCGCGCGATGGCTTCCCAGAAGGCTTCATCGAAGCCCAGGCCAGCCGACGGATGGAGGAAGGCGTGGACTTCCTTGCGCGTCAACCACATGCTGGCGCCCGCCTTGTAGAGCGAGCCACCACGCGCCGCCGTGACATACCACTGCCTGCGCAGCCGCACTTCGTCGGCGCCGAGGCCCGTGTCGTCGATCCAGATGCGCTCGAGCATCGCGGGAACCGGGTAGAGCGCGAAGAGATGCCGCGCCGCTGCGAGGCGCAGGCGCGCGGCGTCCCGCGTCTTCATCTGCGGATGCCAGGACCGGGGATCGCGCACGACTTCGCCGGAGAAGCCACGTTCAGCTTCTTCGACCGCCTTGCTGAAGTCTGGAGCGGGCCGTGCGCGGCGCACCACGCGGCGAAGCGCGGCGTCGCAAAGTTCTATTCGTTCGCGCTCGGCGTCCTGCCTGCGCTGGATCATCGAGCGATTCATGGTCGTTTGGGTGGGTTGAAGTGAAAAGTGAACGAAGCGAATCCATCCGGTGACGGGTTCCGGCGCCGCCCAATCGTTGCGGCCGTTTTCCACCCCTGAAGCGTGAGCTCGACAGGGGCTTCTTGAACTGGTGCCCCCGGGCGACGATTCGAACGCACGGCCTGGCGCTCTGCCTGCTGCGCACCGAGGGCTGGTGTGATTCCACTTCGGCTGTGCCCACCAACACCATGTCGCGTGGCCTCGCAGTGCATGGACACAGCCGAAGTGGAGCGGATGACGAGTCTCGAACTCGTGGCCTCGGCCATGGCGTGGCCGCGCTCTGCCTGCTGAGCTACATCCGCAAAGGTGCAAGGCGAACCATCGGCCAGTACCGAGGTCGACTTGCGGCAAGTTGTTAAAGAGCATCCACCGCTGCCGGTGGCGGCGATCCATCGATCGCCAGGCCTGCGTCAACGCACAAGCCGGGTGAAGAGACAAAGAAAAAGGCCCGGAACCTTTCGGATTCCGGGCCTCTGCGAACAGAGCGTGGACCTTGCGCGGCTAGGCGCTGCCCTCTCCCGGATTCAACGGACCCTCGCTCCGATCAAGGCAATAGCCCGTCGGAATGGCCCCGCGCATCGCCGCCGCCAATGACGGGACGAACGCGACCCGCCCCTGCAGAGGTCGGTGGGTCCGAATGACGTTGCGCGATTTCACGTTGATGTCCTGTCGTCCTGACTGTGGCTCTCGCCAGCCGGTTTCTCGATGGGAGCGGACTGTAAAGAGTCTTTACGCCGCCGTCAACCCCCCGCGAGAATCGAGGTATCGGACGCATCGGCTGGCGCGGTATGGGTGTGGCAGCTCGAGAATGCGGCGGGGCGTCGGCCAATCGAAGACCTGCCCAGCACCGGCGTGCCGTCGTTCCGGTGCGGCACTCGGTACGACGACGTTGGGCCACCACGTCTACGTGGCGTGGGCGTTGCCCGCGCTGCTCGATAACGCAGCAAGGGCGCTGCCGACTGAGGCGCCTGGTGAGTTGTCGCCGCAGCGTTTGCAGGCTCTGGCCGGCCGCTTCACAGTGGGCAGAGGAGCGTACCCAGCGTCCGATGGGCGTGTCCGATAAGCCTGAACACACGTGGCGGAACGCCGGGCGCCGAACGCAATGATGTCTCCGCAGGTCCCTAGATCGCCGGATTGACGTCCGCCATGTCCGGGCGTCCCATCGATTTCTCAACAGTGCACTTCGGGAGGCACCATGTGGAAAGTCACCGCGCAAGGTGCAGAGGGCAAGCCCTACGAGGTCGCCACCTCGCCCCTCGATGATGACGGGCAGGCACCGCGGCCTGCCGAGATGGGGGACATTGAAAGCCCCACTTACCGGCTCCTGATGCAGGAAGCAGCGTTGCCTGATGCCCAGCGCTTCATGCCGATTCATCAGTGGGCGGCGACCGCCGAGGAAGCGGCCAAGGAGATGGAGTGGACCGGCCTGCCCGTGCTCAAGGCTGCGGACGGGGGTATCGCACGCCATGCCGGCGACGGGCAGAACCGCCCCTCCTGCCTGGCTTGGCACGACCGCGGCGCCATGCTGATCTCGGTCGCGGACGACAAGGTCCAGCTGAGCGTCGAGTACATACCCGAGCGTGCCGAGGAACAGCGCATGAAGCGCATGCTCCACCGCCACGCCAGCTCTGGCCACCAGCTGGAAACGTTGTTGGAGTGGCGGGCCTTCGTCGGCCGCCGCACAGGCATCGTCGACGGCTGGACGCTGATGCGCCAGAGCGGCCGGGGCTACACAGCGTCTCTCGTCGGCGCCACCGGTTTCGTCGTGGCACGCGCCCTGCGGCGCATCACGCTTCCTGAGCCGGCGCTGACCTCCGATTCGCGCATGCAAAGCCGACTAGCCGAACTGGAAGCGGCGCAACCGGCCATTGCCGACACATGCCCAAGGCTTGAAGAAGTGGAACCGCCGCTCGATGGGGACATCGCGATGGTGTTCGTCCACGGCACCGCGTCGTGCGGCATCACTGGGCTGAAGGACCTCTTTCCACCGGCAACAACCGGGTTCATGGTGCCTTGCCCGGTGCTCCGCTTCGAGCACGACACGTTCGTGCCAATCATCGACAACGTCAAGACTTTGGCCGCCGAAATCGCGCACCGCCTGCACGTGCGCAAGCTGCTGCTCGTCGCGCATTCGCGCGGCGGTCTTGTAGCCGCGGACGCCGCCAAAGTGCTGCGCGACGCCGGCTACGCGGGCGACGTAACGGTCTACACCTTTGGCACGCCCTATCAAGGCACGCCGCTGGTGGCGATGGGCAAGAAGGCGCTCAACCTGCTGATGAAGCTCGGCGAAGGCATCGCCGACAACGTGCCGGTGCCGGTGCTGTCGCCGCTGGCGAAGGCGATGTTCTACGTAATGGAATCGCCGACGCTGCCGCCAGGTATCCTGGCCATGCAAGAAGGCGCTGAGGCGCTGCGCTATATCCAGCGCAGTGCGGAGGCGGTGCGTTTGCTGTCCTGGGGCAGCGACTACGACATCCTGAGCGGCATCGCCGGCTATGGCGTGGCGTCCGAGGGCTTCCTGCTCGGCGCACTGCAGCGGCCGCATGACTTGGTGGTGACCGCGCAGTCGGCCACCGGATGCGGCCGTACGCAGCCCAAGCTGGAATGTGCCCACGGGCAGTATTTCAAGCAACCCCAAGTGCAGCTGGCGATCAACAACTACTTGCAGCCGCCGGCGCCGCGGGGCGGCGGTGGAACTGACCGTCGACGCGACGCTGACGACGAAACGGGCGCAGCCGCAACACGAACTGCCGCCCGACACGCAGCCAATACCCAACGCCCAAGGGTCCCCAAGCCGCCACCCGACAAGTTCGGACCGAAGAGAGCGGGCGATGATGGCGAGGCCGGCCCGAGCGTCAGGCCGTGAGCAACAACGGCCACCGCATCGCTGCGGCAGATCTACTCGACCAACCCGCTGGAACTGCTCCATGCCGAGATCAAGCGGCACACCAACGTCGGGTGCATTTCCCAAAAAAAGGGTCAGCTTCCATCAACAGTTTGAACACGCTCAAGATAGATCGATGCGCGCCCGCGCCTCCCACACGTATGGGACGCCACAGCTTGTCCTCGGCCTTTGTTTGCTCGCAAGCTACCCGCCAACAGCAAGAATCCGGGAGGAAAGATGGCCGAGATCAACCCCGCCAATGTCGACCTGTACAGGAGCCTCAAAGAGGAGCGGACGGCGATTGACCGGGAACGCCAGGCCGCTGGCGAAAGCCACACCGTTCCTCGCGGTGATATCGGCTTGGCCCTGTCGGGTGGCGGGATTCGCAGCGCGACTTTTGCGCTCGGAGCACTTCAAGCGCTCGCCCGGGAGAAGAAGCTCGCTTCCTTCGACTACCTTTCCACGGTTTCTGGAGGCGGCTACATCGGCAGTTGGCTCAGCGCCTGGATCCAGCGAGAAGGCCTAAAGACGGTGCAGGATGCGATGGGCTCCGCTGAGAGCACCCTCATCAACGACGTTCCGACCGCCAATGAGCCGAAACAGATTGCTTGGCTGCGCCGATATAGCAACTACCTCGCCCCTCGGGTGGGTATCTTTTCTCTCGACTCGTTGACGCTCGCGGCCACCTGGCTGCGCAACTTCGTTCTCAACCTGGTCGTGCTACTAGGCGCGATCTGCCTGCTGTTTGCAATTCCGTACGGGATGCTGGACCTGCTTCAGCGCTACGAGCCCAATCCTCGAGCGTTTGGCTTCGCCGCTGCATGGCTCGGCTTCGTGCTCTTCGTACTCGTGGGCTACAACCTGTGGCACCAGGGTCTGCCGGTGGGCCGGCGCCGTAACTGGCTCATCAGCGCACCCGGTGTGGTCTGGTCCGTGATCGTGCCCGGGTTGATCGCCGCATGCTGTGCACCGGTGTGGTTGTTCCAGTCCAATCGCAATCCCGTCGAGGACGGCACGCTGGCGGCTATGTACATGGGCGCACTGCTCGTGGTTCTTCTGTTAGCTTGGCTCGTCCGCGATGCCTGGATCGCGCGCGCCTTTCCAGTTGTGCTGGCCAAAAAACTCGTCGTCTACCTGATCGCCGGGGCAGTTGCCCTGGTCGCCGGATTTGCCGCATTGGCAGGGTTGTTGGAGATCTGGAGGGGGCTGGGCGACGCATCGGCCGCAACACATCGGCACTTGGCCACCATCGCCTTCGGTCCGCCGTCGGTTCTCGCGGCCCTGGGCATCGCAACGTCCGTGTTCACGGGTCTGGTGGGCAGGGTTTTCTTCGAACGCAGCCGCGAATGGTGGAGCCGGCTCAATGCATGGTTCTTGATGCTAGCTGGACTCTGGCTGGCCTGGGGCCTCCTGGCCTTCTTCTCACTGCCACTGGTCGCGTGGGTGTCGGAGCATTTGGGCGCGTGGAGTTCATTGATCGGGACGGGTTGGATCGGCAGCTTGTTTGCATCCCTCCTTCTGCGTCAACCTGAAGGGGCCTCGCAAAAAGCGCGCGTGCGCATCGATACGGCCTTGAACGCCGCGGCGTCGGTTTTCGTGATCGGCCTCCTGATTGTGACGGCAGTGGCGGTGAGCGCAGCCGCTCTGGCACTCTTCCGCTCGTCGACCAAGACGGCAACGGTGGCACCGGCGCCAGCGTTGTCGTTCGAACTGCACACCGCCAAGGACACGGTCGACTACAAGGTGTCAGCCGTCAAGCACGAACCCCCAGATCTTGCCCCCACATTCCGTGTGCACGCATATGACATCGGGTCGTTCGCCCAAGTCAGCGCAAATCGCACGCTGCTGACCAGCGTGTGGGGCTGGATCGCGGGTCTGGCGGTGGTGGTGCTTCTCTTTGCATTTCGTGTGGACATCAACAAGTTCTCGCTGCACAACATGTACAAGAACAGGCTGGTGCGGTGCTACCTTGGCGCAAGCAACAAGCGGCGAAATGAGCAGCCCTTCACCGGTCTGGACGATCACGACGACCTCACGC
The Piscinibacter sp. XHJ-5 DNA segment above includes these coding regions:
- a CDS encoding VOC family protein, translated to MKPCITLLTLGVDDLERSVAFYRDGLGFDTKGIVGTELENGAVAFFNLQSGLKLALWPRKSLSADSGLPLQAPSATEFSIGHNVSSPQEVDAVMQQAERAGARIVKPAQPTFYGGHAGYFQDPDGHLWEVAFNPGFADLG
- a CDS encoding RtcB family protein, with amino-acid sequence METNHIHEDVAGGVPLKMWTRGVPVEDEAKRQLQNAARLPIVFKHIAVMPDVHFGIGATVGSVIPTIKAIIPAAVGVDIGCGMIACKTTLTAQDLPDNLGPLRSAIERAVPHGRQPGSRDPGAWQKAPGSVNTAWAQLEPEFTELCRDYPKLEKTNHLQHLGTLGTGNHFIEVCLDEAGNVWFMLHSGSRGVGNFIGTMFIELAKQDAMRHQANLPDRDLAYFEEGSRYFGDYVRAVGWAQKFAAINREVMMKRVIEAAKTVIRKSFQSHIEAVNCHHNYVSREHHFGEDVYLTRKGAVSAKAGQLGIIPGSMGARSYIVRGKGNADSFESCSHGAGRVMSRGEAKRRFTLADHRAATEGVECRKDKDVIDETPAAYKDIDAVMEAQRDLVDVVHTLKQVVCVKG
- a CDS encoding slipin family protein; protein product: MKIKRVTVKKNERGLLLRNGDFERVLQPGTHWLFAGLDTLRVELFALEQPAFTHVLADYLMAKEPAVVADEFVRVELSEAQVGLRSENGALVEVLAPATRRLYWKGLVDVQVEVIAIDGPAASAEVPQAVVARLVQTQLRQRAVQGLAGVLQVQVPEHGAGILWVDGKVERLLAAGSYAFWKFNRNVSVELVDLRLQALEVTGQEILTRDKVALRLNLSATWRYTDVLKAYKELAKPAEHLYRELQFGLRAAVGTRSLDELLENKTVIDEVVTAQVEAKLADYGLQLDGVGVKDIVLPGEMKTILAQVVEAGKSAEANVIRRREETAATRSLLNTAKVMEDNPVALRLKELETLERVAERIDKISVFGGLDQVLNGLVKLR
- a CDS encoding HNH endonuclease; amino-acid sequence: MHHQHHSHVLQLDIQGTPQAWISLEHAAVHMATGSVAWVDGLGPLATLRGGFNVVRGRQSVIDVFPIIALRGASKVNLFDVVPAFSKLKLFRRDRMTCAYCGQRFHERNLQCEHIVPESRGGRWTWMNLVTACGTCNGRKADRTPEEAGMPLVYLPYVPSRFEDFLLEGRHIRADVHEWLAARLPKGSRLS
- a CDS encoding PcfJ domain-containing protein; protein product: MNRSMIQRRQDAERERIELCDAALRRVVRRARPAPDFSKAVEEAERGFSGEVVRDPRSWHPQMKTRDAARLRLAAARHLFALYPVPAMLERIWIDDTGLGADEVRLRRQWYVTAARGGSLYKAGASMWLTRKEVHAFLHPSAGLGFDEAFWEAIARSYAGDAAMALRVARSKIARAPRGEIEFWRGVVRFFCANPAPVETIDDLCDYLAACRRRDPHYSLEGRTLPTLTRRMHEWHHEIAAIERIEAMRRRAHGRGADTWAANAAWPGSPLADWEWVPSSKDAKAKGERFVVKQLKQAEDLVMESRAMRHCVSTYAGKCIAGHASIWSLRRCTRDRIDRLLTIEVDPQHRAVQVRGLANRLAHEDERNVIERWAKARGITLR
- a CDS encoding patatin-like phospholipase family protein, which gives rise to MAEINPANVDLYRSLKEERTAIDRERQAAGESHTVPRGDIGLALSGGGIRSATFALGALQALAREKKLASFDYLSTVSGGGYIGSWLSAWIQREGLKTVQDAMGSAESTLINDVPTANEPKQIAWLRRYSNYLAPRVGIFSLDSLTLAATWLRNFVLNLVVLLGAICLLFAIPYGMLDLLQRYEPNPRAFGFAAAWLGFVLFVLVGYNLWHQGLPVGRRRNWLISAPGVVWSVIVPGLIAACCAPVWLFQSNRNPVEDGTLAAMYMGALLVVLLLAWLVRDAWIARAFPVVLAKKLVVYLIAGAVALVAGFAALAGLLEIWRGLGDASAATHRHLATIAFGPPSVLAALGIATSVFTGLVGRVFFERSREWWSRLNAWFLMLAGLWLAWGLLAFFSLPLVAWVSEHLGAWSSLIGTGWIGSLFASLLLRQPEGASQKARVRIDTALNAAASVFVIGLLIVTAVAVSAAALALFRSSTKTATVAPAPALSFELHTAKDTVDYKVSAVKHEPPDLAPTFRVHAYDIGSFAQVSANRTLLTSVWGWIAGLAVVVLLFAFRVDINKFSLHNMYKNRLVRCYLGASNKRRNEQPFTGLDDHDDLTLVQLRGQRPLHIVNTTLNISQGSNLAWQERKAASFSFTPWYCGFSLAATQGDSTSMKVEEQWRQRGYCPTEDYASKDIEDPGFKLGMAMATSGAAVSPNMGRATHPARAFVLTLFNVRLGRWSPNPLGTRWSRPSPWLGIIPLVQELLGYSNERRSFVYLSDGGHFDNLGLYELIRRQCSVIVVVDAGADSRRQFGDLGESIRKCRIDFGVNIRFPALQNAKPDDDMCRETGYAMGTVEYGNGIADGRILLIKPTMCPSREEPMDVLHYAGKDSTFPHQTTGDQFFDESQFESYRQLGAFITGKCLAQHKWLLRERSVGPPLVSQPTPKEEPLCVTRKIHHALIFMGLRKKKATIPPRDGSLADLLLLILLASTLLLVTLQLISMATLQGLGGAGCWSVDSCTSHTKRLLSLPGARGELATNPLFWFLQVDNLFVAVYTALFVCAFVVALRDGTRHPVRKWTKYLLCALALFGATADYCENFGLLDIISGTSGTSRLRADDIARLTIAKFALLGVLLVALLIALPSIAVKFARRWDLHLRKPFSRN